The following DNA comes from Naumovozyma dairenensis CBS 421 chromosome 4, complete genome.
GATTGAAATTCACATGTAAAAATTGAGGTTTATTAGACGTGTGGCCCTTGGTATCATCTAAAGGATGTTTAATATTCATTTCTCTTGGCTTTTGCTTTGCCTGTTTTACTTCTCTTGTGAGTGGTGAAGTATTCTAGCTTACAAGCTGTTATAAATAGACTAGATCCTTTTATTGTATGAGGTGATCCCCACAACGTTTTACGCGCAGTGTATTGTGGGGAGATAGAAAAGGGCTGACATAGACACTGgttaataaaatatcagACAAGCTTGTTCTTTACAAATGTATAAGAAGTATTCAATTTTCTGgatcaatatatatttaatattaacaagtagtaatttttcagatatatattgtaaaCGATCTCCACTTTTGTAGAGAGCTCCAGTATGTATTTCATGAAGTAGAGCCAGATCTATAGAAAAACAaatcatttcttgaaaatgattatatttttgttttatctGTCAATATCAGATATTGTAAGGGGGGCACTTATTTCTTATAGACcctttaatattatcaattaaatatgGCTGAGTCTAGCAGAGTCTACCTAACATAGCCTAGGTTGGATCTAGAATaacaaaatgaaatcaagataaatttattcaataataaaaatatccTGTTATTATGCACAgctaaaaataaataaaaaatagaaGATATACGCTTGAAAAACAATAGTAACAGTTTATAGAAAAACTAGTCACcttgtttttttctttctctaGATGCAAAGATCAAGGCCAAAATACTGGACAAAATATGAAGAACTAATGAAACTTGAACTCAGGTCGGCGTATGTGTTCTTCGCAAATATACGGAGTTCATAATGCAAACTTACCCTTAGGAAGTATCAGACATTCAGGCTAATGTTGGATTACAAAGTGGGTTTATCAGTCGTTGTTTTAGCGTCCTTCACAGGTACTCTTCCTCAGAAAAGTATTTGTCATGATATGATATCTGGAGTTGAGAAGGAAGTCATTATGCATTAAATTTGTCATGTTCCAACCCCGAAAAATATGTCGCACACCGTCTCATCTTGCTTGTGTGTCATCTTGCTATTCATTATTCTTcagagaaaataaaaaacgTTTAAAGGAAAGGCGTATTATATTAACCATTGCTATAGCCTTATTTTATGTGGCTctattgatgatatttgATCAGACGAAATCTGTTGCTTTATATGGAGTCGaatgaataatatatcaaaaaatCCGAATTGAACATGAGGcatcatttttcattattcgGCGGTTCTAACCTCAATGTGAgtttaccatttttttcatacATGCAATAAAAGGGGTTCATAAAAGATACTCATACGCATGGAAAGACGTATAGTCAAAATGTTGttgatattttaaaaaattctGTAACTTATGAGATTCTTTTacatattttatttattactaaatttaaatattatttagaAAACGGGGATGCAAAAAAAGTAGACCATAACAAAGTTTGAAGCTATAATCGCATGCAATGGAACGATAATCAACGATCactttatttatttattcaacAATCTTTCGATATCTTGTTCAATAGAAGAAGGTTTTGTAAGAGAAGCATATCTTTGGACAACTTCCCCCTTTCTATCGAttaagaatttttcaaaattccATTTGATCCCTTTAAATCCCAACAATCCTGATTTTTTAGATTTCAAAAACTCATAAACTGGATCCATATCATTCCCATTAAcgttaatttttttcaaaatgggGAAAGTAACACCATAATTCAATTGACAGAATTGTCCAATTTGCTCATCTGTACCTGGTTCT
Coding sequences within:
- the NDAI0D02480 gene encoding glutathione peroxidase (similar to Saccharomyces cerevisiae GPX2 (YBR244W); ancestral locus Anc_6.160) — translated: MSEFYKLTPKDKKGEDYPFTQLEGKVVLIVNVASKCGFTPQYKELESLYKKYQDKGLVILGFPCNQFGHQEPGTDEQIGQFCQLNYGVTFPILKKINVNGNDMDPVYEFLKSKKSGLLGFKGIKWNFEKFLIDRKGEVVQRYASLTKPSSIEQDIERLLNK